The following are from one region of the Pseudomonas putida genome:
- the aat gene encoding leucyl/phenylalanyl-tRNA--protein transferase, with amino-acid sequence MLTWLTRDSLTFPPLEKALHDPNGLLAAGGDLSPERLVQAYRHGCFPWYQDGQPILWWSPDPRTVLLPDQLHVSRSLAKLMRQGRYQVNFDTDFAAVIAACAAPRDYADGTWITDTMRAAYCELHQRGIAHSVEVRQDGELVGGLYGLAMGQLFFGESMFSRADNASKVGFVTLVNHLRQAGFVLIDCQMPTNHLHSLGAHAISRAEFAGYLARHLDQPNSATWVP; translated from the coding sequence ATGCTCACCTGGCTGACCCGCGACTCGCTGACCTTCCCGCCCCTGGAAAAGGCCCTGCACGACCCCAATGGCCTGCTGGCTGCCGGCGGCGACCTGAGCCCCGAGCGCCTGGTGCAGGCCTATCGCCACGGCTGCTTCCCGTGGTACCAGGACGGCCAGCCAATCCTCTGGTGGTCACCCGACCCGCGCACGGTGCTGCTCCCGGATCAGCTGCACGTGTCGCGCTCGCTGGCCAAGCTGATGCGCCAGGGGCGGTACCAGGTCAACTTCGACACTGACTTCGCCGCCGTCATCGCCGCCTGCGCCGCGCCACGTGACTACGCCGACGGCACCTGGATCACCGACACCATGCGCGCCGCCTACTGCGAGCTGCACCAGCGCGGCATCGCCCATTCGGTGGAAGTGCGCCAGGATGGCGAGCTGGTCGGTGGCCTGTACGGCCTGGCCATGGGCCAGCTGTTCTTCGGCGAATCGATGTTCAGCCGCGCCGACAACGCTTCGAAGGTCGGCTTCGTGACCCTGGTCAACCACCTGCGCCAGGCCGGTTTCGTCCTCATCGACTGCCAGATGCCGACCAACCACCTGCATAGCCTGGGCGCCCACGCCATCAGCCGCGCCGAGTTCGCCGGCTACCTGGCACGCCACCTCGACCAGCCCAACAGCGCCACATGGGTTCCCTAG
- a CDS encoding arginyltransferase → MTELARLKFYATQPHSCSYLPDEQATTLFLDPSQPMDVHVYADLSEMGFRRSGDHLYRPHCQNCNACVPARIPAARFIPNRQQRRILKRNADLTVSAARPAFKEEYFELYRRYIETRHADGDMYPPSRDQFSTFLVRDLPFCWFYEFRLEGRLMAVAVCDLLPNGLSAVYTFYEPDEERRSLGRFAILWQITEALRQNLEAVYLGYWIKNCKKMNYKTQYRPIELLINQRWVTLN, encoded by the coding sequence ATGACAGAGTTGGCGCGGTTGAAGTTCTATGCCACTCAACCCCACTCCTGCAGCTACCTGCCCGACGAACAGGCAACCACGCTGTTCCTCGACCCTAGCCAGCCGATGGACGTGCATGTATACGCCGACTTGTCGGAAATGGGCTTTCGCCGCAGCGGCGACCACCTTTACCGCCCGCACTGCCAGAACTGCAATGCCTGCGTGCCGGCCCGCATCCCGGCGGCGCGCTTCATCCCCAATCGCCAGCAACGGCGCATCCTCAAGCGCAACGCCGACCTGACCGTGAGCGCAGCGCGCCCGGCATTCAAGGAAGAGTACTTCGAGCTGTACCGGCGCTATATCGAAACGCGCCATGCCGACGGTGACATGTACCCACCCAGCCGCGACCAGTTTTCTACCTTCCTGGTGCGCGACCTGCCGTTCTGCTGGTTCTACGAGTTCCGCCTGGAAGGCCGCCTGATGGCGGTAGCGGTATGCGACCTGCTGCCCAATGGCCTTTCGGCGGTGTATACCTTCTACGAGCCGGACGAAGAACGCCGCAGCCTGGGCCGCTTCGCCATCCTCTGGCAGATCACCGAAGCCCTGCGCCAGAACCTGGAGGCGGTTTACCTGGGTTACTGGATCAAGAACTGCAAGAAAATGAACTACAAGACACAGTATCGGCCTATCGAATTGTTGATAAATCAGCGCTGGGTCACCCTCAACTGA